A section of the Streptomyces sp. V3I8 genome encodes:
- a CDS encoding GNAT family N-acetyltransferase, which translates to MSPSPSPSSYTVRVAGDLGDREACFAVRKEVFVVEQRVPEDLEYDACDADAVHVLAVREDGRPLGAGRLLHGEAAAAKNGGEAGVGSLGRLAVVRAARGLGVGAALVRGIEDAARARGLTGVDLHAQTHALGFYERLGYVAYGEEFPDAGIPHRAMRRSF; encoded by the coding sequence ATGAGCCCGTCGCCGAGCCCGTCGTCCTACACCGTGCGGGTCGCCGGGGACCTCGGCGACCGTGAGGCCTGCTTCGCCGTGCGCAAGGAGGTCTTCGTCGTCGAGCAGCGGGTCCCCGAGGACCTCGAGTACGACGCCTGCGACGCGGACGCCGTGCATGTGCTCGCCGTCCGCGAGGACGGGCGGCCGCTCGGCGCGGGACGGCTGCTGCACGGCGAGGCGGCGGCCGCGAAGAACGGCGGCGAGGCCGGTGTCGGATCCCTGGGACGGCTCGCCGTCGTGCGGGCCGCGCGGGGGCTCGGGGTCGGGGCCGCGCTCGTGCGGGGCATCGAGGACGCGGCCCGCGCGCGCGGGCTGACGGGGGTGGACCTGCACGCGCAGACGCATGCGCTGGGGTTCTACGAGCGGCTGGGGTACGTGGCGTACGGGGAGGAGTTTCCCGACGCCGGGATTCCGCACCGGGCGATGCGGCGCTCTTTTTAG
- a CDS encoding Na+/H+ antiporter codes for MDQLALLFVLLLGAVVSVPLGDRLKLPAPVLMTLLGIVLALLHFVPNVDIPPELILPGLLPPLLYAAVRRTSWRQFAANKRPIFLLAVALVFVTTAVVAAVAHSVVPGLPIAAAVALGALVAPPDPVAATAVAGQLGLPRRLVSILEGEGLFNDVTAIVLYHVAIAAAISGSFSVPGALLDFLLSAVVAVVVGVGLGWGANRLMDYLGDPTLQIGLTLLVPYASYVLAEELHGSGVLAVLTTAMFLAEYANDADDVMTRLAGHTFWNIVDTLVTGVAFGLIGLELHNALRTAEGRWGEMLGWAGAVVGVVVFVRLAWLLPATALTKRMHARRDLDEDIPTSWRETVVMWWAGMRGVASVALALAIPLKMENGEPFPHRDEMIFIAFGVIMATLVVQGLSLPWLVRKLGVRADTDREKEFEKTLALRAATAAKQRLREIGEKEDLPDELTEQLQRRAFDIGYRISPDLGEDERREAHDQRARRIKRVRRIQGEMLSAARHEVLAARSEVGADPEVVDRVLRHLDVRSLR; via the coding sequence GTGGACCAGTTGGCCCTGTTGTTCGTGCTGCTGCTCGGGGCCGTCGTCAGCGTTCCGCTGGGGGACCGGCTCAAGCTTCCGGCGCCGGTGCTGATGACCCTGCTCGGAATCGTGCTCGCCCTGCTGCACTTCGTCCCGAACGTGGACATCCCGCCCGAGCTGATCCTGCCCGGGCTGCTCCCGCCGCTGCTGTACGCCGCCGTGCGGCGCACCTCCTGGCGGCAGTTCGCCGCCAACAAACGGCCGATCTTCCTGCTCGCCGTGGCCCTGGTGTTCGTCACCACCGCCGTGGTCGCCGCGGTCGCCCACAGCGTCGTGCCGGGGCTGCCGATCGCCGCCGCCGTGGCACTGGGCGCGCTGGTGGCGCCGCCCGACCCCGTCGCGGCGACCGCCGTCGCGGGACAGCTCGGACTGCCGCGCCGCCTCGTGTCGATCCTGGAGGGCGAGGGGCTGTTCAACGACGTGACGGCCATCGTGCTCTACCACGTGGCCATCGCGGCCGCCATCAGCGGCTCCTTCTCGGTGCCGGGCGCCCTGCTCGACTTCCTGCTGTCCGCCGTCGTCGCGGTCGTCGTGGGGGTCGGGCTCGGGTGGGGCGCGAACCGGCTGATGGACTACCTCGGGGACCCCACGCTGCAGATCGGGCTGACGCTGCTCGTGCCGTACGCCTCCTACGTGCTGGCCGAGGAACTGCACGGGTCCGGCGTGCTGGCGGTGCTCACCACGGCGATGTTCCTGGCGGAGTACGCGAACGACGCGGACGACGTCATGACGCGGCTCGCCGGTCACACGTTCTGGAACATCGTCGACACGCTGGTCACCGGGGTCGCGTTCGGGCTTATCGGACTGGAGCTGCACAACGCGCTCAGGACCGCGGAGGGGCGGTGGGGCGAGATGCTCGGCTGGGCCGGTGCGGTCGTGGGCGTCGTCGTGTTCGTACGCCTGGCCTGGCTGCTGCCGGCCACCGCGCTGACCAAACGGATGCACGCGCGACGGGACCTCGACGAGGACATCCCGACGAGCTGGCGGGAGACCGTCGTCATGTGGTGGGCCGGGATGCGCGGGGTGGCCTCCGTGGCGCTGGCGCTGGCCATTCCGCTGAAGATGGAGAACGGGGAGCCGTTCCCGCACCGGGACGAGATGATCTTCATCGCGTTCGGGGTGATCATGGCGACGCTCGTGGTGCAGGGGCTCAGCCTGCCGTGGCTGGTGCGGAAGCTGGGGGTGCGGGCCGACACCGACCGGGAGAAGGAGTTCGAGAAGACGCTCGCCCTGCGGGCGGCCACGGCGGCGAAGCAGCGGCTGCGGGAGATCGGGGAGAAGGAGGACCTGCCCGACGAGCTCACCGAGCAGTTGCAGCGGCGGGCGTTCGACATCGGCTACCGGATCAGCCCCGACCTGGGGGAGGACGAGCGCCGGGAGGCGCACGATCAGCGGGCGCGGCGGATCAAGCGGGTACGGCGGATCCAGGGGGAGATGCTGTCCGCCGCCCGGCACGAGGTGCTTGCCGCGCGCAGTGAGGTGGGGGCCGATCCCGAGGTGGTGGACCGGGTGCTGCGGCATCTCGACGTGCGGTCGTTGAGGTAG
- a CDS encoding mechanosensitive ion channel family protein has protein sequence MENVLRPLIVIGGSVVLTLLVGWTADLLLRRADQRHHQVPLWGLLRRCRLPLQFAMCAVLLRGSYDQAEIAAEHSAGIGQALTLVLIGSAAWLLVRIATAVVDSSYSRYANTHRDPARVRRVRTQVALIQRVVSAIVGVVAVAAMLLTFPAMRAAGASLLASAGILGIVAGVAAQSTLSNMFAGFQIAFGDMVRLGDTVVVNGEWGTVDEITLTFLTVRTWDERRFTMPVSYFTSQPFENWSRGGVQMTGTVFFHLDHHAPVEEMRDKLRDILRACPAWDGRDYGLAVTDSTPSTMEVRALVTAKDADDVWTVRVTVREQMLRWLATHHPYALPRVNTADAILPPDSLHPTVNGNGNGTALHRPRTTRGRMVEPPRTGRG, from the coding sequence ATGGAGAACGTGCTTCGCCCGCTGATCGTGATCGGCGGCTCCGTCGTACTGACGCTGCTGGTCGGCTGGACGGCCGACCTGCTGCTGCGACGTGCCGATCAACGCCACCACCAGGTCCCGCTGTGGGGGCTGCTGCGCCGCTGCCGTCTTCCGCTGCAGTTCGCGATGTGCGCGGTCCTGCTGAGAGGGTCCTACGACCAGGCGGAGATCGCCGCCGAACACTCCGCGGGCATCGGTCAGGCCCTGACCCTGGTCCTCATCGGTTCGGCGGCCTGGCTCCTGGTGCGGATCGCCACGGCGGTCGTCGACTCCTCGTACTCCCGCTACGCCAACACCCACCGCGACCCGGCCAGGGTCCGCCGGGTCCGTACGCAGGTGGCCCTGATCCAGCGGGTGGTCTCGGCGATCGTCGGTGTGGTGGCGGTCGCCGCCATGCTGCTGACCTTCCCCGCGATGCGCGCGGCCGGCGCCTCGCTGCTCGCCTCGGCCGGCATCCTCGGCATCGTCGCCGGTGTGGCCGCGCAGTCCACCCTCAGCAACATGTTCGCCGGGTTCCAGATCGCCTTCGGCGACATGGTGCGGCTCGGTGACACGGTGGTGGTGAACGGCGAGTGGGGCACGGTCGACGAGATCACCCTCACCTTCCTGACCGTCCGCACCTGGGACGAACGCCGGTTCACCATGCCGGTCTCGTACTTCACCTCGCAGCCGTTCGAGAACTGGTCCCGCGGCGGTGTGCAGATGACCGGAACGGTCTTCTTCCACCTGGACCACCACGCGCCCGTGGAGGAGATGCGCGACAAGCTGCGCGACATCCTGCGCGCGTGCCCCGCCTGGGACGGCCGCGACTACGGCCTCGCGGTCACCGACTCCACCCCCAGCACGATGGAGGTGCGCGCGCTGGTCACCGCGAAGGACGCGGACGACGTGTGGACGGTCCGGGTCACGGTCCGCGAGCAGATGCTCCGCTGGCTGGCCACCCACCACCCCTACGCCCTGCCCCGCGTCAACACGGCCGACGCGATCCTCCCCCCGGACTCCCTCCACCCGACCGTCAACGGCAACGGCAACGGCACAGCCCTCCACCGCCCCCGCACGACCCGCGGCCGCATGGTGGAACCCCCACGCACGGGCCGCGGCTGA
- a CDS encoding dienelactone hydrolase family protein produces MNIMLFHSTYGLRPAVRDAADRLRAAGHEVWTPDLFAGRTFETVEEGRDFKDELGKDELLRRAILAAAPYSERGLVYAGFSLGAATAQTLALGDDKARGLLLLHGTSDIAETASVDELPVQLHVAEPDAFEPDDWLTAWYLQMGRAGADVEIYRYAGAGHLYTDPGLPDYDEEAAEATWRVALGFLETL; encoded by the coding sequence ATGAACATCATGCTCTTCCATTCGACGTACGGTCTGCGGCCGGCGGTGCGGGACGCGGCGGACCGTCTGCGAGCGGCGGGACACGAGGTGTGGACCCCCGACCTCTTCGCGGGGCGCACCTTCGAGACGGTCGAGGAGGGCAGGGACTTCAAGGACGAGCTGGGCAAGGACGAGCTGCTCAGGCGCGCCATCCTGGCCGCGGCGCCCTACTCGGAGCGAGGGCTCGTGTACGCGGGGTTCTCGCTGGGCGCGGCGACCGCGCAGACCCTGGCGCTCGGCGACGACAAGGCCCGCGGGCTGCTGCTCCTGCACGGCACGTCCGACATCGCGGAGACCGCCTCGGTGGACGAGCTGCCGGTGCAGCTGCACGTGGCCGAACCGGACGCCTTCGAGCCGGACGACTGGCTGACCGCCTGGTACCTGCAGATGGGCAGGGCGGGGGCGGACGTGGAGATCTACCGGTACGCGGGCGCCGGGCACCTCTACACCGACCCCGGTCTGCCGGACTACGACGAGGAGGCCGCCGAGGCCACCTGGCGGGTGGCGCTCGGCTTCCTCGAGACCCTGTAG
- a CDS encoding alkaline phosphatase yields the protein MTSRIRSRISSDSPAPSRRTVVRAAAATAVLGAPLAAAPPARAAEALAFLHGVASGDPLPDGILLWTRVTPTPEATPGSGLGPDVEVGWTVATDKAFTTIVAKGSTTATAASDHTVKADVRGLQPATDYWFRFSSGSADSPAARTRTAPARDAAVASMRFGVVSCANWEAGYFSAYRHLAARGDLDAWLHLGDYIYEYGSGEYGTRDTVVRPHAPAHEIVSLADYRTRHGRYKTDPDLQALHAAAPVIAIWDDHEFANDTWSGGAENHTEGAEGAWSARQAAAKQAYFEWMPVRPAVEGTTYRRLRFGRLADLSLLDLRSYRSQQVKVGNGTVDDPDRTLTGRAQLDWLKAGLRSSETTWRLVGNSVMIAPFAIGSLSAELLKPLAELLGLPEEGLALNTDQWDGYTHDRRELLAHLRDNAIRNTVFLTGDIHMAWANDVPYNAATYPLSASAATEFVVTSVTSDNLDDLVKVPEGTVSALASPVIRAANRHVHWVDTDRHGYGVLDLTAERAQMDYYVLSDRTSATATAAWARSYRTRSGTQKVERTYDPV from the coding sequence GTGACCAGTCGCATCAGATCCCGCATCAGCTCCGACTCCCCCGCCCCGAGCCGCCGTACGGTGGTCAGGGCAGCCGCGGCCACCGCCGTGCTCGGGGCCCCGCTCGCCGCGGCGCCGCCGGCCCGCGCCGCCGAGGCGCTCGCGTTCCTGCACGGCGTCGCCTCGGGCGACCCTCTGCCGGACGGCATCCTCCTGTGGACCCGGGTGACGCCCACCCCCGAGGCGACCCCCGGCTCCGGGCTCGGCCCGGACGTCGAGGTCGGCTGGACGGTGGCCACGGACAAGGCGTTCACGACGATCGTCGCGAAGGGCTCCACCACCGCGACCGCCGCCTCCGACCACACCGTCAAGGCAGACGTCCGCGGCCTGCAGCCCGCCACCGACTACTGGTTCCGCTTCTCCAGCGGCTCCGCCGACTCACCGGCCGCCCGTACCCGCACGGCCCCCGCCCGCGACGCGGCCGTGGCCTCGATGCGCTTCGGGGTGGTGTCCTGCGCCAACTGGGAGGCCGGCTACTTCTCGGCGTACCGCCACCTCGCCGCGCGCGGCGACCTGGACGCCTGGCTGCACCTGGGCGACTACATCTACGAGTACGGGAGCGGCGAGTACGGCACACGGGACACCGTCGTACGCCCGCACGCCCCCGCGCACGAGATCGTCAGCCTCGCCGACTACCGCACCCGGCACGGCCGTTACAAGACGGACCCCGACCTCCAGGCCCTGCACGCCGCGGCCCCGGTCATCGCGATCTGGGACGACCACGAGTTCGCCAACGACACCTGGTCCGGCGGCGCGGAGAACCACACCGAGGGCGCCGAGGGCGCCTGGTCCGCCCGCCAGGCCGCCGCCAAGCAGGCCTACTTCGAGTGGATGCCGGTGCGGCCCGCCGTCGAGGGGACCACCTACCGGCGGCTGCGCTTCGGCAGACTCGCCGACCTCTCCCTGCTCGACCTGCGCTCGTACCGCTCGCAGCAGGTGAAGGTGGGCAACGGCACGGTGGACGACCCGGACCGTACGCTCACCGGCCGGGCCCAGCTCGACTGGCTGAAGGCGGGCCTGCGTTCCTCGGAGACCACCTGGCGGCTGGTCGGCAACTCCGTGATGATCGCCCCCTTCGCGATCGGCTCGCTCTCCGCCGAGCTCCTGAAGCCGCTCGCCGAACTGCTCGGCCTGCCCGAGGAGGGCCTTGCCCTCAACACCGACCAGTGGGACGGCTACACCCACGACCGCCGCGAGCTCCTCGCGCACCTGCGGGACAACGCGATCCGCAACACGGTCTTCCTCACCGGCGACATCCACATGGCCTGGGCCAACGACGTACCGTACAACGCCGCCACGTATCCGCTGTCGGCCTCCGCCGCCACCGAGTTCGTCGTCACGTCGGTGACCTCGGACAACCTCGACGATCTGGTCAAGGTGCCCGAGGGCACGGTGTCGGCCCTGGCGTCACCGGTGATCCGCGCCGCGAACCGGCACGTCCACTGGGTCGACACCGACCGCCACGGCTACGGCGTCCTGGACCTCACCGCCGAGCGGGCGCAGATGGACTACTACGTCCTCTCCGACCGTACGTCCGCCACCGCGACGGCGGCCTGGGCCCGCTCGTACCGCACGCGCAGCGGCACGCAGAAGGTCGAGCGGACGTACGACCCGGTCTGA
- a CDS encoding DsbA family protein codes for MSKRNSQASKSAARERLRIERERQAKRDKAKRQIIVAGSIVAVLAIAGGIGYAVVQNNEPSKWDAAADAKVVAPANTSGRNGSTVVIGESKTDNTVHLYEDPRCPACASFEQTVGETVNKGMTDGDYKLSFTLGTFLDGNLGGEGSKNGVSALGAALNVSPEAFLEYKTALYSTKYHPEETKDDLAKDSYLIKVANSVDALKDNKKFQDAVKKGTYDAWAMRMSKTFDDAKGVDSTPTIKINDKVITNPSTVADWQKALKDAGVTK; via the coding sequence ATGAGCAAGCGGAACAGCCAGGCCTCGAAGTCGGCGGCCCGTGAGCGGCTGCGCATCGAGCGCGAGCGGCAGGCCAAGCGCGACAAGGCCAAGCGGCAGATCATCGTCGCCGGTTCGATCGTCGCGGTCCTCGCGATAGCCGGCGGCATCGGCTACGCCGTCGTACAGAACAACGAGCCCTCGAAGTGGGACGCCGCGGCCGACGCGAAGGTCGTCGCCCCCGCCAACACCAGCGGCAGGAACGGCTCGACCGTCGTCATCGGCGAGTCCAAGACCGACAACACGGTCCACCTCTACGAGGACCCGCGCTGCCCGGCCTGTGCCTCCTTCGAGCAGACGGTCGGCGAGACCGTCAACAAGGGCATGACGGACGGCGACTACAAGCTCTCCTTCACCCTCGGCACGTTCCTCGACGGCAACCTCGGCGGCGAGGGCTCGAAGAACGGCGTGAGCGCGCTCGGCGCCGCGCTGAACGTCAGCCCCGAGGCCTTCCTGGAGTACAAGACCGCGCTCTACTCCACGAAGTACCACCCGGAGGAGACGAAGGACGACCTCGCCAAGGACAGCTACCTGATCAAGGTGGCGAACTCGGTGGACGCGCTGAAGGACAACAAGAAGTTCCAGGACGCCGTCAAGAAGGGCACGTACGACGCCTGGGCGATGAGGATGAGCAAGACGTTCGACGACGCCAAGGGTGTCGACTCGACGCCGACCATCAAGATCAACGACAAGGTGATCACGAACCCGAGCACAGTCGCCGACTGGCAGAAGGCGCTCAAGGACGCGGGCGTCACCAAGTAG
- a CDS encoding DUF2252 domain-containing protein: MSVPQLSAEQRGEQILAVFHTAFGDLLAADPAAFRVKFRKMAASAFAFYRGTANLFYHDLQQERSGGPYLDERTSRVWIHGDLHAENFGTYMDAQGRLIFNVNDFDEAYVGPFTWDLKRLAASVALIGYAKALSDEQITALVRTYAAAYRERIHALATGAKSDEVPPFTLDSAQGPLLDALRDARSLTRFGLLDSMTEIRDFERRFAPGGGSIELDAATRYKVLAAFDGYLETLPESSLDRPDSYRVKDVVGRRGIGIGSAGLPSYNILLEGATDALENDVVIYIKQAQTPAVSRHVTDPSIREYFQHEGHRTVISQRALQAHADPWLGWTELDGAGQLVAEVSPYAVDLDWGDIDDPEEITAVVADLGRATAAMHAAADDESGHSELVPFSTERAIDAAIAGDEDGFGDLLVDFAHTYGARARADHQIFVDLFRNGRIPGL; the protein is encoded by the coding sequence ATGTCGGTTCCGCAGCTCAGCGCCGAGCAGCGCGGCGAACAGATCCTCGCCGTCTTCCACACCGCCTTCGGCGATCTGCTGGCCGCCGATCCGGCCGCGTTCCGCGTGAAGTTCCGGAAGATGGCGGCGTCGGCGTTCGCGTTCTACCGCGGGACGGCGAACCTCTTCTACCACGACCTGCAGCAGGAGAGGAGCGGCGGACCGTATCTGGACGAGCGCACCTCGCGGGTGTGGATCCACGGCGACCTGCACGCGGAGAACTTCGGCACGTACATGGACGCCCAGGGCCGGCTGATCTTCAACGTGAACGACTTCGACGAGGCGTACGTCGGCCCCTTCACCTGGGACCTCAAGCGCCTCGCGGCCTCGGTGGCCCTGATCGGCTACGCGAAGGCGCTGAGCGACGAGCAGATCACCGCCCTCGTCCGGACGTACGCGGCGGCCTACCGGGAGCGCATCCACGCCCTCGCGACGGGCGCCAAGAGCGACGAGGTGCCGCCCTTCACGCTGGACAGCGCACAGGGCCCGCTGCTGGACGCCCTGCGGGACGCGCGCTCGCTGACCCGCTTCGGGCTCCTCGACTCGATGACGGAGATCCGCGACTTCGAGCGGCGCTTCGCACCGGGCGGCGGCTCCATCGAGCTGGACGCGGCCACCCGCTACAAGGTCCTGGCCGCCTTCGACGGCTATCTGGAGACACTGCCGGAGTCGTCCCTGGACCGCCCGGACTCCTACCGGGTGAAGGACGTCGTGGGCCGCCGCGGCATCGGCATCGGCTCGGCCGGGCTGCCCTCGTACAACATCCTCCTGGAGGGCGCCACCGACGCCCTGGAGAACGATGTGGTGATCTACATCAAGCAGGCCCAGACCCCGGCCGTCTCCCGGCACGTCACGGACCCCTCGATCCGTGAGTACTTCCAGCACGAGGGCCACCGCACGGTGATCTCCCAGCGCGCCCTCCAGGCGCACGCCGACCCGTGGCTGGGCTGGACCGAGCTGGACGGCGCGGGCCAGCTGGTCGCCGAGGTCTCGCCGTACGCGGTCGACCTGGACTGGGGCGACATCGACGACCCGGAGGAGATCACGGCGGTCGTCGCGGACCTCGGCCGGGCCACCGCCGCGATGCACGCCGCCGCCGACGACGAGAGCGGCCACTCGGAGCTGGTGCCGTTCTCCACGGAGCGCGCCATCGACGCGGCCATCGCGGGCGACGAGGACGGCTTCGGCGACCTGCTCGTCGACTTCGCCCACACGTACGGCGCACGCGCGCGGGCCGACCACCAGATCTTCGTGGACCTGTTCCGCAACGGCCGGATCCCGGGTCTGTAG